The genomic interval TCTGCCAGCCGTGAACCACGAACAACACCGTGTCCGCCCCAAGTTCGGCAACTTCCGGAATCAGTCGGTGATAGTTTTCGTAAACATCGTCCCCGCCGTGAAGCTGGATGGCCATACCGCGAAATTGACCGTTGGACAGAGGCAACCTGGCGGGAGCCGTTGAAGGTGTCGGTTCGATCACAGCAACCGAATCCGTGCGCGCCGTCCTGCCATCGGCAACCCCGGGTGGCTGCCGATCAGGCAGGTGAGCGACTCGCCATGCCGTGCTGAGGGCCACAACAACGAGGAACATGTTCAGTACGAATCGAGTCATCGCGTTACGAATCTAAACCTGCTGGAATGGCTCGGCAGCGAGCAGTCTGCCGGCCAGCCGATCTTGCGCGGAAGCCGGCGGAAATCGCGCTGTCCGCCTCCGGACATCCGGATATTGGCCGTATTTCATACCACAATCGCGCCGAATCTCAAACGACTCAACGCTCCACGCCCCCGCCGCTTTCGCTAATCCACTCAGGCGGTTGATTGGACGTATGGGCCCATCATTTCGTTCGACATGTCATGGCGAATAACCCGATATCAAAAGCATGGAAATGACTCGCTTTCGCATTGCTTCAACTCTGTTTTTCAGCACCGCTGCGCTTTCAGTGACGGCGTGCGACCGGCCCGCGTCGATCGACGCCAAGAATGGAGGATCAGGCCGCGTTGACGAATCGGTCGTCTCTCCTGCTCCATCGCGCGGACCGGCTGACGTCGCACGGCGTCTGAATACGCTGCACATAACGCGAGATTACGTAGCCATTGCGTCTCATATCGTCGCCGACCGCCGGGATTCGGTCGTCGAGATTCTGCGGGCACTGGATGCGGTACTTGAGGCCGACGCGCGGCTCCGTGATGCTGCGACGAAGCGATTCGGCGGCCCCGAGTACGTCGCATGGAACCTGTCTGTCCTGCAGAACAACCTCGGCGTCTTCTCGAAGGAGACGAATATCCTCAATCAGTCGTTCCAGGGGGATTTTGCGACCGTCACTTTGCAGGAGGGCGACCATCTGCCGCTCGTCCGCGCGCCGTTCAAACAGGTTCAAGGACATTGGTACTATGCGCCGGACATGCCGCCGGCTGCCATGACAGGCGAACTTCGCCGTCTGGCCATGGAGATCGACAACATCCGCCAAGGAGTCGAAAGCGGCTTCGATTATGCAGAGTATCTGGAGTCATTCCCGCGACGGGTCGTGCCTGCGATTCGGCGAATCACGCTGGCGAAGGACGAGCCCGCGCCCCGCGTGACCGCGGCAAATTCAAACGAAGATTGACATTTCGCAGCGGAAATTTCATCAGATTCCAAAGCCACTCCGAGGGGTATTCGGGATCAGCCGGTACGCGATCGTCGGCATAGCTCTGCGGAAGCAGCCGCCCAATCCGGAAATTCGAATTGAAAACCGCCATCCAGCAACCGTCCGGGCACCACGCGCCGACTCTTGAGAATCAACTCTGTCTCGGTGCCCATGAAAATCGCGCCAAGCGACAACATCCATGCGCTTGCCGATAGTGCCAGACCCGCGCCGCACGCTTCTCTCAGGATGCGCATGAATTGCTCGTTTGGAAGCGGATTGGGCGACGCCAGATTGACCGGGCCGTCGATGGTGTCGTGCTCGATGAGCCACATTATCGCCCGCACAAAATCAAATTCATGTATCCACGAAACATACTGCCGACCATCTCCCGCGGTGCCGCCAAGCCCGCGCGTAACCAGAGACAGGAGCGTGTCGAAAATTCCGCCCCGGTCCGGACTCATTGTCATGGCGGAGCGCAGAAGCACGCGACGCGTGCAAGGCGTGTCAGCTTCGTTGCACGCCGTCTCCCAGGCACGGGCGACCTCAATGCTGAATCGCCACGTGTCCGGCACATCCTGTTCGTGGCCACCGATCATTCCGGTTGCCTCATCGTTCGGGGCATCGTGACGATGGGAGTAAATCGTGGCGGTGGACGCCTGAAGCCAGACGCGCGGCGGCTTCTTCGCGTGCGAGATCGCTTCCCCTACCACGCGGGTTGAGTCGACGCGAGACTCCAGGATTGCCCGGCGATTCTCCGAATTGTAGCGACAATTGACGCTGCGGCCGGCCAGATTGATGACCACGTCGGCGCCGTCTATCTCACTCACCCAGAGGCCAAGGGTTCGCCCATCCC from Phycisphaerae bacterium carries:
- a CDS encoding TIGR01777 family oxidoreductase, with the translated sequence MKIVIPGGSGQVGTMLARAFVGGGHDVVVLSREDRSTAWRCELWDGRTLGLWVSEIDGADVVINLAGRSVNCRYNSENRRAILESRVDSTRVVGEAISHAKKPPRVWLQASTATIYSHRHDAPNDEATGMIGGHEQDVPDTWRFSIEVARAWETACNEADTPCTRRVLLRSAMTMSPDRGGIFDTLLSLVTRGLGGTAGDGRQYVSWIHEFDFVRAIMWLIEHDTIDGPVNLASPNPLPNEQFMRILREACGAGLALSASAWMLSLGAIFMGTETELILKSRRVVPGRLLDGGFQFEFPDWAAASAELCRRSRTG